In candidate division KSB1 bacterium, one genomic interval encodes:
- a CDS encoding serine hydrolase, whose product MKLCALVAFVLWFGWSVDVGAQPSGPRSIAAQGVAREQAEPSSLPRPHAVTALDTTRLNAFIDSVMQANNTPGVAVCAIHDSDIIWSHAYGWANVQQQWPVGDSTLFMQASVSKVVTAVALMQLWEDGWFELDDPVNDFLPFAVSNPSYPTAVITFRMLLTHGSSIRDWWTVLDSLRRPGDPTVTIAEFLQNYLVPGGQYYNASQCFLPQPPGAAMTYTNVGATLIGYLVERISDLPFHLYCEANIFSPLGMDRSVWYLQGLDTTTLATPYMPNGSTPYVLYSSPLVPAAMLRTNIPEMSRFLLSLMNRGEVGGVRILDAATVDTMCAAHAQGPWGPQGLILRESEAVPYDSLWFHPGSYSGVSTQFQWDAISRIGVLVMINGRNGPNDSQITTLADEIYITAQEAIQCEPATQVTGYLASGAGQIEIRYLAPTDGTYQVWKTSNPGNDGDPDAGTDPDWMLVGTQNVAAGENLFSVSAGTESYANFVVVHDCGPVMR is encoded by the coding sequence ATGAAACTCTGCGCTCTGGTCGCTTTCGTTTTATGGTTCGGTTGGTCGGTCGATGTTGGAGCACAGCCCAGCGGGCCACGCTCGATAGCCGCACAAGGCGTGGCTCGAGAGCAGGCGGAGCCGAGCAGCCTCCCGCGTCCGCATGCGGTCACCGCGCTCGACACGACCCGGTTAAATGCGTTTATCGACAGCGTCATGCAAGCCAACAACACGCCGGGAGTGGCCGTTTGCGCGATCCATGACAGCGACATCATCTGGTCACACGCTTACGGCTGGGCCAATGTCCAGCAGCAATGGCCGGTCGGTGATTCGACTCTATTCATGCAGGCCTCCGTCTCCAAAGTGGTCACCGCCGTCGCACTGATGCAGTTGTGGGAAGACGGGTGGTTTGAACTCGACGATCCCGTCAACGACTTTCTCCCGTTCGCCGTGTCCAATCCTTCGTACCCGACTGCCGTGATCACGTTTCGGATGCTGCTCACGCACGGTTCAAGCATTCGGGACTGGTGGACGGTTCTGGACAGCCTCCGAAGACCGGGAGACCCGACGGTCACCATCGCTGAATTCCTCCAGAATTATCTGGTTCCTGGCGGCCAATACTACAACGCGTCTCAGTGCTTCCTGCCGCAACCGCCGGGGGCGGCCATGACCTATACCAATGTCGGCGCGACTCTGATCGGATATCTGGTCGAGCGGATCAGCGATCTACCCTTTCACCTCTACTGCGAAGCCAACATCTTCTCGCCGCTGGGAATGGACCGCTCGGTCTGGTATCTCCAGGGTCTGGACACGACCACACTCGCCACGCCCTATATGCCAAACGGCAGCACGCCCTACGTCCTCTACAGCAGCCCGCTCGTTCCGGCGGCGATGCTGCGAACCAATATTCCCGAGATGTCGCGCTTTCTGCTCAGCCTGATGAACCGCGGCGAAGTGGGAGGAGTGCGGATACTCGATGCGGCCACGGTCGATACGATGTGCGCGGCCCATGCGCAAGGGCCGTGGGGACCCCAGGGACTGATCCTCAGGGAATCGGAGGCGGTGCCCTATGACTCACTGTGGTTTCATCCCGGCAGCTACTCGGGCGTTTCGACCCAGTTCCAATGGGACGCGATCAGTCGGATCGGAGTGCTGGTGATGATCAACGGAAGAAACGGACCCAACGATTCGCAAATCACGACGCTGGCGGATGAAATCTACATCACGGCGCAGGAAGCGATTCAATGTGAACCCGCCACGCAGGTCACCGGTTATCTGGCATCCGGCGCCGGACAGATCGAGATCCGATACCTTGCTCCCACCGACGGCACTTACCAAGTTTGGAAGACATCGAATCCCGGCAACGATGGAGACCCCGACGCCGGAACTGATCCCGACTGGATGCTGGTCGGAACTCAGAATGTTGCGGCGGGCGAAAACCTCTTTTCAGTGTCGGCGGGGACCGAGAGCTACGCGAATTTCGTAGTGGTACACGATTGCGGACCGGTCATGCGGTAG
- the thrS gene encoding threonine--tRNA ligase produces MSDVELTLQDGRQVTVPAGTKPRDVLGEDVQVGATGVLVAVLDDNIWDLYRPLDHGGQLRFVTFEDEAGRHAYWHSAAHLMAHAIKELWPESQLTIGPPIADGFYYDIDSPHVFTQEDFPVIEAKMVEISKRNLRLVRKDISRAEAVALFHRLGEHYKLEMISELAEDLTIYEQGNFVDLCRGPHLDTTSRIKHFKLLSVAGAYWRGDEKNKMLQRLYATAYPTKELLAEHLHRIEEAKRRDHRKLGKELDLFSFHQESPGAVFFHPKGQVIWDEIARYWTAKHRAAGYEQVRTPFVLNEELWKKSGHWDHYRENMYFTEVEEQMYALKPMNCPGHCLIYGNHQVSYRDLPLKICELGTVHRYEKSGVLHGMFRVRVFTQDDAHIYVTPEQIEVEAARVVEFIFEMYRDFGFSDFRVELSTRPPSRVGSDEIWDQAETALANALNRLQVSYKLNPGDGAFYGPKIDFHIKDAIGRTWQCGTVQCDFSMPARFGLEYVGADGARHTPVMIHRALLGSMERFIGILIEHYAGDLPLWLSPEQIRILPITDKAEVYCADVLARLVAAGFRASIDPRNEKLGFKVRDAEIHKVPYMAVIGAREAEAGQVSLRRRKEGDLGSVPIADVISRLTSEIQSRVSH; encoded by the coding sequence ATGAGCGACGTAGAACTCACACTGCAGGATGGCCGGCAAGTTACGGTGCCTGCCGGCACCAAGCCCCGCGATGTGTTGGGCGAAGACGTGCAGGTGGGGGCCACCGGGGTGCTGGTGGCGGTGCTGGACGACAATATCTGGGACCTCTACCGTCCGCTGGATCACGGTGGCCAGCTGCGGTTTGTCACCTTTGAGGACGAAGCCGGCAGGCATGCCTACTGGCATTCGGCCGCGCACTTGATGGCGCATGCGATCAAGGAGCTCTGGCCGGAGTCGCAGCTCACCATCGGCCCGCCGATTGCTGACGGGTTCTACTACGACATCGACTCGCCGCACGTCTTCACCCAAGAGGACTTTCCGGTCATTGAGGCGAAGATGGTGGAGATTTCCAAGCGGAATCTGCGCCTGGTTCGCAAGGATATCAGCCGTGCCGAGGCCGTTGCCCTGTTCCATCGGCTGGGCGAGCATTACAAGCTGGAGATGATCAGCGAGCTGGCCGAAGACCTGACGATCTACGAACAGGGGAATTTCGTCGATCTGTGCCGCGGCCCGCATCTGGACACCACGTCCCGCATCAAGCATTTCAAGCTGCTTTCGGTGGCCGGAGCGTATTGGCGCGGCGACGAGAAGAACAAGATGTTGCAGCGGCTCTACGCGACGGCTTATCCGACCAAAGAGCTGCTGGCGGAGCATCTGCACCGGATCGAAGAGGCCAAGCGGCGGGACCATCGCAAGCTGGGCAAAGAACTCGATCTGTTCAGCTTTCATCAGGAATCGCCGGGCGCGGTCTTCTTCCATCCCAAGGGGCAGGTCATCTGGGATGAGATTGCGCGCTACTGGACGGCGAAACATCGCGCGGCGGGTTACGAGCAGGTGCGCACCCCGTTCGTGCTGAACGAGGAGCTGTGGAAGAAGTCGGGGCACTGGGACCACTACCGTGAGAACATGTATTTCACGGAGGTGGAGGAGCAGATGTATGCTCTGAAGCCGATGAATTGCCCGGGCCATTGCCTGATCTACGGCAATCATCAGGTGAGCTATCGGGATTTGCCACTGAAGATTTGCGAACTGGGCACAGTGCACCGCTATGAAAAGAGCGGGGTGCTGCACGGCATGTTTCGCGTGCGGGTGTTCACCCAGGACGACGCGCACATCTATGTGACGCCGGAGCAAATCGAAGTTGAAGCGGCCAGGGTTGTCGAGTTTATTTTCGAGATGTACCGCGATTTCGGCTTCTCCGATTTTCGCGTCGAGCTCTCGACCCGGCCACCCTCGCGAGTCGGTTCCGACGAGATTTGGGACCAGGCCGAAACTGCGCTGGCCAATGCATTGAACAGACTACAGGTCTCGTACAAATTGAATCCCGGCGACGGCGCGTTTTACGGGCCGAAGATCGACTTTCATATCAAGGATGCGATCGGGCGGACCTGGCAGTGCGGCACGGTGCAGTGTGATTTTTCAATGCCGGCCCGCTTTGGCCTGGAATACGTCGGCGCGGACGGCGCTCGCCATACCCCGGTGATGATCCATCGTGCCTTACTGGGCTCGATGGAACGGTTTATCGGCATCCTGATCGAGCATTACGCCGGCGACTTACCGCTGTGGCTGTCGCCGGAACAGATTCGCATTTTGCCGATCACGGATAAGGCCGAGGTGTACTGCGCGGACGTGCTGGCCCGACTCGTCGCGGCTGGGTTCCGCGCGAGTATCGATCCACGCAATGAGAAATTGGGCTTCAAGGTTCGCGATGCCGAGATTCACAAGGTACCCTATATGGCGGTGATTGGCGCGCGCGAAGCGGAAGCGGGGCAAGTATCCCTCCGACGGCGAAAAGAAGGAGATTTAGGGAGCGTACCGATTGCCGATGTCATCTCGCGACTGACGTCGGAGATTCAATCGCGTGTCTCCCACTAA
- a CDS encoding translation initiation factor IF-3, whose product MERRGPFFRPEPKQDPTRINERIRVPEVRVIGSDGSQVGVLPIEQALRMAREANLDLVEIAPLATPPVVKITDYGKYKYDIQRKERLARKKQTATVLKGIRLTATTDDHDLMTKVKLARQFIMEGAKVKCSIMFRGRMITHQEFGTRMLERMATELTDVAKVESAAKLEGPRMMTMILIKK is encoded by the coding sequence ATGGAAAGACGCGGTCCATTTTTCAGACCGGAACCCAAGCAGGATCCGACTCGCATCAACGAGCGGATTCGCGTGCCTGAGGTCCGTGTGATCGGCAGCGACGGGTCGCAGGTCGGCGTGTTGCCGATTGAACAGGCCTTGCGGATGGCGCGGGAGGCGAATCTGGATTTGGTGGAAATCGCACCGCTGGCCACACCGCCGGTAGTCAAGATTACCGACTATGGCAAGTACAAGTACGATATTCAGCGCAAGGAGCGTCTGGCGCGCAAGAAGCAGACGGCCACGGTGCTGAAGGGGATCCGGCTGACGGCGACGACGGACGACCACGACCTGATGACGAAGGTCAAGTTGGCGCGGCAGTTCATCATGGAGGGCGCCAAGGTCAAGTGTTCGATCATGTTTCGCGGCCGGATGATTACGCATCAGGAGTTTGGGACGCGCATGCTGGAGCGCATGGCGACGGAGCTGACGGATGTCGCGAAGGTCGAATCGGCGGCCAAGTTGGAAGGGCCGCGGATGATGACGATGATTCTGATTAAGAAATAA
- the rpmI gene encoding 50S ribosomal protein L35: MPKMKTKRCAAKRFQLTGSGKLKHKKSFRRHLLVAKASKRTRALAGNFVTERANLKILRRLLGTAIKSPSA, encoded by the coding sequence ATGCCGAAGATGAAGACCAAACGTTGCGCCGCCAAGCGATTTCAGCTGACGGGCAGCGGCAAGTTAAAGCACAAGAAATCGTTTCGCCGCCATTTGTTGGTCGCCAAGGCCAGCAAGCGGACGCGCGCGTTGGCGGGCAACTTCGTGACGGAGCGGGCGAATCTGAAGATTCTGCGCCGACTGCTCGGTACGGCGATCAAGTCGCCCAGCGCGTGA
- the rplT gene encoding 50S ribosomal protein L20: MPRATNAPADRHRKNKIFKAAKGYIGRRGTLIKATTETLEKGLARAFKDRKRKKREYRRLWIVRINAAVREHGLSYSRFIAGLNAQGIVLDRKQLAEMAVNDPSAFAALARQIAA; the protein is encoded by the coding sequence ATGCCACGCGCGACCAATGCACCGGCGGACCGCCACCGGAAAAACAAGATTTTCAAGGCTGCGAAGGGCTATATTGGCCGTCGTGGCACGCTGATCAAGGCCACGACGGAGACTCTCGAGAAGGGTCTGGCCCGGGCGTTCAAGGATCGCAAGCGCAAGAAGCGTGAGTATCGCCGCCTGTGGATCGTGCGGATCAACGCCGCGGTTCGTGAGCACGGACTCAGCTATTCCAGGTTCATCGCGGGACTGAATGCGCAGGGAATCGTGCTCGACCGCAAGCAGCTGGCGGAGATGGCAGTGAATGATCCGTCGGCTTTTGCGGCGTTGGCTCGTCAGATTGCCGCGTAA
- the pheS gene encoding phenylalanine--tRNA ligase subunit alpha, protein MIDRIQQVREAARREFDAAQSLADVELVHVKYLSRKGLLADLFKLMPKVDAAERPRVGQLINELRDELETIAAEKTRTLKPRQVGPQLDPTLPARMPWVGTHHPLSIVMQRIVDIFRGMGFRVADGPEIELVKYNFDKLNTPAWHPSRALTDTIYLPNGFVVRTETSPVQVRTMEQQDPPVRIISPGRVYRRDSPDATHSPMFHQVEGLYVDGGVTMADLKGTLLSFYRQFFGEHTKLRMRPHFFPFTEPSAEVDVSCPFCDGQGCRVCKQSGWLEMGGSGMVHPNVLAGVGYDAERYTGYAFGLGIDRLVMLLYGMDNIKLLYESDVRFLKQFAGA, encoded by the coding sequence ATGATTGATCGCATACAGCAGGTTCGGGAAGCGGCGAGGCGCGAGTTTGACGCGGCCCAAAGTCTGGCCGACGTTGAGCTCGTGCATGTAAAGTACCTGAGCCGTAAGGGTTTGCTGGCCGATTTGTTCAAGTTGATGCCGAAAGTTGACGCGGCCGAACGTCCGCGTGTCGGTCAGCTCATCAACGAGCTGCGCGACGAACTGGAAACGATTGCGGCGGAGAAAACACGCACGCTGAAGCCCCGGCAGGTGGGTCCGCAGCTCGATCCGACATTGCCGGCGCGGATGCCGTGGGTGGGCACGCATCATCCGCTCTCGATCGTGATGCAGCGAATCGTGGACATCTTTCGCGGCATGGGTTTTCGCGTTGCGGACGGTCCGGAAATTGAGTTGGTCAAGTACAATTTTGACAAGCTCAATACTCCGGCCTGGCATCCCTCGCGCGCGCTGACGGATACGATCTACCTGCCGAATGGATTCGTGGTGCGGACGGAAACCTCTCCGGTGCAGGTGCGCACGATGGAACAGCAGGACCCGCCGGTGCGAATCATTTCGCCGGGCCGGGTTTATCGTCGCGATTCCCCGGACGCGACGCACTCGCCGATGTTTCATCAGGTCGAAGGGCTGTACGTGGACGGAGGGGTGACGATGGCGGACTTGAAGGGGACGCTGCTCTCGTTCTACCGGCAGTTCTTCGGCGAGCACACGAAGCTGCGCATGCGTCCGCACTTCTTTCCGTTTACGGAGCCGTCCGCCGAAGTGGATGTCAGTTGCCCGTTCTGCGACGGCCAGGGTTGCCGTGTGTGCAAGCAATCGGGCTGGTTGGAGATGGGCGGCAGCGGGATGGTGCACCCCAACGTGCTCGCCGGCGTCGGCTATGATGCCGAGCGCTACACGGGCTATGCTTTCGGACTGGGCATCGACCGGCTCGTGATGCTGCTCTACGGCATGGACAACATCAAGCTGCTTTATGAGAGCGACGTGCGTTTTCTCAAGCAGTTCGCGGGAGCGTAG
- a CDS encoding phenylalanine--tRNA ligase subunit beta, whose amino-acid sequence MILSYRWLSELLDIPVSPDDLIEVLTYLGLEVEAVHRYAPALGNVVVGEVLECARIAGTEHLSLTQVNVGGSVSQIVCGAPNVAIGQKVVVMLPGAVTAHGMKIKAARLRGNESLGMIASERELGLFDSHEGILVGDADWKVGAPAAQYLELADTCYDVEITPNRPDFFSHVGVARDLAAKFRVEWRWPDYPMQESGDSVSSRIQVRIESPLGCPRYAARVIEGVKIAPSPYALRLRLARCGIRPISNIVDATNYLMLEFGHPLHAFDARFLGGKQIVVRYAKDKEQFTTLDGKDHALGFQDVLIADATRGVALAGVMGGLNSEIREDTTDVVIECAYFDSVHVRRTARAQGMNTDSSKRFERGMDPNGVPRVIDATACLMQRLGGGSIRTGRVDAYPTPVALSRIRFRPSRFTTIVGVDLPHDEMTDVLSRLGCDVKNQGDVWEVAAPSHRPDLNSEIDLIEEIIRVHGYAAIPTATSSRVPISGHDDPMFLLRRRVSEVMVSLGFMETLSVSMRTPEPRRDPPIGETGVELVNPVNDDMKRMHGSLLPALVQSAAGNWKRGDRNLRLFEIARVFRQGEPDDPRTWERWVLTGVLTGSIDPESWSRPAKAMDFFDLKAAILLLCRRLRLDNVQIFCYDIDNREHLSGAVRHLDRIVARWGIWSGEEMSRCDIDAEVAWFEFDLAAVLSIELPPLKYQPLSGFPLAWRDLAITVEESVTAAQLLEVSRTAAGEFLVHAEPFDVFRSERLGAGRKSVALRFQFSHPERSLKAEEVDEWMKRVLSALQTEVSAELR is encoded by the coding sequence ATGATTCTCTCCTATCGCTGGCTATCTGAGTTACTCGACATTCCGGTTTCGCCCGATGACTTAATCGAGGTGCTGACCTACCTCGGTTTGGAAGTCGAGGCGGTACATCGATACGCGCCGGCACTGGGGAACGTCGTTGTCGGCGAGGTCCTGGAGTGCGCGCGGATCGCGGGCACCGAGCACCTATCGCTGACGCAAGTGAACGTCGGCGGTAGCGTAAGTCAAATTGTCTGTGGCGCGCCGAACGTGGCCATTGGGCAGAAAGTCGTGGTGATGCTGCCCGGAGCGGTGACGGCGCACGGGATGAAGATCAAGGCCGCCAGACTGCGCGGGAATGAGTCACTCGGGATGATCGCCTCGGAACGCGAATTGGGCTTGTTCGATTCGCACGAGGGGATACTGGTCGGCGACGCGGATTGGAAAGTGGGCGCGCCTGCCGCGCAATATCTTGAACTGGCGGATACCTGCTATGATGTAGAAATCACGCCGAACCGGCCGGATTTCTTTTCGCATGTGGGAGTTGCGCGCGACCTGGCGGCCAAGTTTCGCGTCGAATGGCGCTGGCCGGACTATCCGATGCAGGAATCGGGCGATTCGGTCTCGTCGCGGATTCAGGTGCGAATCGAGTCGCCGTTGGGTTGCCCGCGCTACGCGGCGCGTGTGATCGAAGGCGTCAAGATCGCGCCGTCCCCCTACGCGCTACGACTGCGGCTGGCGCGCTGCGGCATTCGGCCGATCTCGAACATCGTCGATGCGACGAATTACCTGATGCTCGAGTTCGGTCACCCGTTGCACGCATTCGATGCGCGCTTCCTCGGCGGGAAGCAGATCGTGGTGCGCTATGCGAAAGACAAAGAGCAATTCACGACTCTGGACGGTAAGGATCACGCACTCGGTTTTCAGGATGTCTTGATTGCCGATGCCACGCGTGGGGTCGCGCTGGCCGGGGTCATGGGCGGCTTGAACAGCGAGATTCGGGAAGACACGACCGATGTCGTGATTGAATGCGCCTATTTCGATTCGGTGCATGTTCGCCGCACCGCGCGCGCGCAAGGGATGAATACCGATTCGTCCAAGCGCTTTGAGCGCGGCATGGACCCGAACGGGGTCCCCCGGGTAATCGACGCGACGGCCTGCCTGATGCAGCGGCTGGGTGGCGGGTCGATTCGCACGGGCAGAGTAGATGCATATCCGACTCCGGTGGCGTTGTCGCGGATTCGCTTCCGTCCGAGTCGGTTCACTACGATTGTGGGCGTTGATCTGCCTCACGACGAAATGACGGACGTGCTGAGCCGTCTGGGTTGCGACGTCAAGAATCAGGGCGATGTTTGGGAAGTAGCGGCACCGTCGCACCGGCCGGATCTCAATTCGGAAATCGACCTCATCGAGGAGATCATCCGGGTGCACGGTTACGCGGCGATTCCCACGGCGACATCGAGCCGTGTCCCGATTTCGGGTCACGATGACCCGATGTTCCTGTTGCGCCGCCGTGTCAGCGAAGTCATGGTCAGCCTCGGCTTCATGGAGACCTTGTCGGTTTCCATGCGCACGCCGGAACCGCGCCGCGATCCGCCGATCGGCGAAACGGGCGTGGAACTGGTGAACCCGGTGAACGACGACATGAAGCGGATGCACGGCTCCTTGCTGCCGGCACTGGTCCAATCGGCGGCTGGCAACTGGAAGCGCGGCGACCGCAATCTGAGGCTCTTTGAGATCGCGCGGGTGTTCCGTCAGGGCGAACCGGACGATCCCCGAACTTGGGAACGCTGGGTCCTGACGGGGGTGCTGACCGGGTCGATCGACCCGGAAAGCTGGTCGCGACCGGCCAAAGCAATGGATTTCTTTGATTTGAAAGCTGCTATTTTGTTGCTGTGCCGTCGGTTGCGGCTTGACAATGTCCAGATTTTTTGCTATGATATTGATAACCGTGAACATCTATCGGGTGCCGTCCGGCATTTGGACAGAATTGTCGCCCGCTGGGGGATCTGGTCTGGCGAGGAGATGAGCCGCTGCGATATCGACGCGGAGGTGGCTTGGTTTGAGTTCGATCTGGCGGCCGTGCTGTCGATTGAACTGCCTCCGCTGAAATATCAACCGCTCTCAGGATTTCCGCTGGCGTGGCGGGATCTGGCCATCACGGTCGAAGAGTCGGTTACGGCGGCGCAGTTGCTGGAGGTTTCACGGACGGCGGCAGGCGAGTTTCTGGTGCATGCGGAGCCTTTCGACGTCTTTCGGAGTGAAAGGCTTGGGGCGGGACGCAAATCGGTGGCGCTGCGCTTCCAGTTTTCGCATCCTGAGCGCAGCCTGAAAGCGGAAGAAGTTGACGAGTGGATGAAGCGCGTCTTGTCCGCACTGCAAACCGAAGTCAGTGCAGAGCTGCGCTGA
- a CDS encoding cell division protein ZapA — protein sequence MDDVRAADDRERTVHVTILGQEYPIRADVDAAYVREIAATLDTRMRKIHQSEPSRPPLKIAVLTALNLMDEVCTLRKEQAELLRSYERRMRELEESLSRGLSE from the coding sequence ATGGACGACGTGCGAGCCGCAGACGATCGGGAGCGGACGGTACACGTGACCATTCTGGGTCAGGAGTACCCGATTCGTGCGGATGTTGATGCTGCTTATGTGAGGGAGATCGCCGCCACTCTGGATACCCGGATGCGGAAGATCCACCAATCGGAACCGTCCCGGCCACCTCTGAAGATCGCGGTATTGACCGCGCTCAATTTGATGGACGAGGTGTGCACGTTGCGCAAGGAGCAGGCGGAATTATTGCGCAGCTATGAGCGGCGGATGCGAGAATTAGAGGAGAGCCTGTCCCGCGGGCTATCCGAGTAG
- the rny gene encoding ribonuclease Y, translated as MEQTIVVVAIALGGGLIFFFVGWFVGRSIIRRELTTRQKEAGRIISDAQKEAETMFKEKMLELKDEDLRLRTTLETEIRQKRDELSRIDRSLKERESAVKQKAEDVERKKVEADRLQQSVTARDKSLQQRQEKIETAEKDAQAALERVAGLSKDQALSELKDSLLDKARESTAELVKELRDKARQNAGREAQEIIVAAIQRSAADHAVESTVTVVQIPNDEIKGRIIGRDGRNIRAFEMATGADIIVDDTPEAVIVSAFDPLRREIARMALERLMADGRIHPARIEELVKKCEKEMNEQLVQIGEAASTEAGVPGLHPEMIKLLGRLKFRTSYGQNILKHSIEVAHLTGLMCAQCGLDPKLGRRCGLLHDIGKAIDRFTEGTHVQIGVELAKKYREHKVVINTIGAHHGDEEFTSPIAVLAQSADAISGARPGARRETLEIYIQRLNKLEEITSSFRGVQRTFAIQAGREVRVIVEPDRITDAMAEVMAMEIAQKIENEMEYPGQIKVTVLREYRATGVAK; from the coding sequence ATGGAGCAAACGATCGTCGTTGTGGCGATCGCTCTGGGCGGCGGATTGATCTTCTTCTTTGTGGGCTGGTTCGTAGGCCGATCGATTATCCGGCGCGAACTGACCACGCGACAAAAGGAGGCGGGTCGCATCATCTCCGACGCGCAGAAAGAGGCCGAGACGATGTTCAAGGAGAAGATGCTCGAGTTGAAAGACGAGGATCTTCGACTGCGAACCACACTCGAGACCGAGATTCGGCAGAAGCGCGACGAGCTGAGTCGAATCGACCGGTCCTTGAAGGAACGCGAAAGCGCGGTAAAGCAGAAGGCGGAGGACGTTGAGCGGAAGAAGGTTGAAGCGGATCGGTTGCAGCAGTCGGTAACGGCTCGCGACAAGTCGCTGCAACAGCGGCAGGAGAAGATCGAGACGGCGGAGAAGGATGCGCAAGCGGCGTTGGAGCGCGTGGCGGGCTTGTCGAAGGATCAGGCGCTGTCGGAGTTGAAGGATTCGCTGCTTGACAAGGCCCGCGAATCGACGGCGGAGCTGGTGAAGGAGCTGCGCGACAAGGCGCGGCAGAACGCGGGTCGCGAGGCGCAGGAGATCATCGTCGCGGCGATTCAGCGCAGCGCGGCGGATCATGCGGTGGAGAGTACGGTGACCGTGGTGCAGATACCCAATGACGAGATCAAGGGCCGCATCATCGGACGCGACGGGCGGAACATCCGCGCGTTTGAAATGGCGACGGGCGCCGATATCATCGTCGATGACACCCCCGAGGCGGTGATCGTATCGGCGTTTGATCCGTTACGGCGCGAGATCGCGCGGATGGCGCTGGAACGCTTGATGGCCGACGGACGGATTCATCCCGCTCGCATTGAGGAATTGGTGAAGAAATGCGAGAAGGAAATGAACGAGCAGTTGGTGCAGATCGGCGAGGCGGCCTCCACGGAGGCCGGTGTTCCGGGTCTGCATCCCGAGATGATCAAGCTGCTCGGTCGACTGAAGTTCCGCACGAGTTATGGCCAGAATATTCTCAAGCATTCCATTGAAGTGGCGCACTTGACGGGGCTGATGTGCGCGCAGTGCGGACTGGACCCGAAGTTGGGCCGGCGCTGCGGCCTGTTGCACGATATCGGCAAGGCGATTGACCGCTTCACGGAAGGCACGCACGTTCAGATCGGCGTGGAACTCGCCAAGAAGTACCGTGAGCACAAGGTTGTGATCAACACAATTGGCGCGCATCACGGCGACGAGGAGTTTACCTCGCCGATCGCGGTGCTGGCCCAGTCGGCGGACGCGATTTCGGGCGCGCGGCCCGGGGCGCGACGCGAGACGTTGGAAATCTACATCCAGCGGCTGAACAAGCTCGAAGAGATCACGAGCAGCTTTCGCGGGGTGCAACGCACCTTCGCGATTCAGGCGGGGCGCGAGGTTCGCGTGATTGTGGAGCCGGATCGGATCACCGATGCCATGGCCGAAGTCATGGCCATGGAGATCGCGCAGAAGATCGAAAACGAAATGGAGTATCCCGGTCAAATCAAGGTGACCGTACTGCGTGAATACAGAGCAACAGGTGTGGCCAAATAA
- a CDS encoding YmdB family metallophosphoesterase yields the protein MWPNKDRGAVRVLFVGDVCGKPGIEAVQKLLPGLLRATSADFCIVNGENAEQGKGMLPAQVQDIFHSGADVITGGNHTMYRDKIIPLLESDPRVLRPFNYPPNTIGRGSGVFDVRGGLRIGVVNLIGRALMTAVDDPFRLGKAEIERMRVETLLIVADFHAEASAEKLAFARYVDGLATAVVGTHTHVPTADNEILPGGTAFITDVGMTGPHSGVIGMKTEAALHRFLNPLGGGKSGVAEGDVRLNLALIDADPRTGTALAIERRQVKLTP from the coding sequence GTGTGGCCAAATAAAGACAGGGGCGCGGTTCGCGTGCTCTTTGTCGGCGATGTTTGCGGCAAGCCCGGGATCGAAGCGGTGCAAAAGCTCCTTCCCGGGCTTTTGCGTGCCACCTCGGCCGACTTCTGCATCGTCAACGGCGAGAACGCGGAGCAGGGCAAAGGCATGCTCCCGGCGCAGGTGCAGGACATCTTTCACTCCGGTGCGGACGTGATTACGGGCGGAAATCACACGATGTACCGCGACAAGATCATCCCGCTCCTGGAATCCGATCCGCGTGTCCTGCGACCGTTCAATTATCCGCCGAATACGATTGGCCGGGGCAGCGGTGTGTTCGACGTGCGCGGCGGGCTGCGGATTGGAGTCGTCAATCTGATCGGTCGCGCGTTGATGACGGCCGTGGATGATCCCTTTCGGCTGGGCAAGGCGGAGATTGAGCGGATGCGGGTCGAGACCCTCCTGATCGTCGCCGACTTTCATGCCGAGGCGAGCGCCGAGAAACTCGCGTTTGCGCGCTATGTGGATGGGCTTGCCACAGCGGTCGTCGGCACGCACACCCATGTGCCGACGGCGGACAACGAAATTCTGCCGGGCGGAACGGCCTTCATCACCGACGTCGGCATGACCGGTCCGCACAGCGGCGTGATTGGCATGAAGACCGAGGCGGCGCTGCATCGTTTTCTCAATCCGTTGGGCGGCGGCAAATCGGGTGTGGCGGAGGGCGACGTGCGGCTCAATCTGGCGTTGATCGACGCCGATCCGCGCACGGGCACGGCGCTTGCGATTGAGCGCCGGCAGGTCAAGCTGACTCCATGA